The following proteins are encoded in a genomic region of Sorangiineae bacterium MSr12523:
- a CDS encoding MFS transporter, with the protein MNRLQGKPWLVLAVASAANFLTVLDLWVVSIAYPELERAFAPTTLSEVSWILNVYAILLAAFLIPAGRLADGVGRRACFLAGLVLFGLASLGCALAPALSALIAARALKAMAAAMLMPTSLGFVLSAFPSQRRSMAVGIWAAVGAVAASSGPVLGGLLMTLSWRWIFFINVPLVVLAVVLGALCLPRGDARVRRRIDALGAFLISLAMGLVCTALVEAREWVPWRTWSALGVGLLLAMAFVAHIRLHPEPIVSPALFGVDRFRSGACGIFAYYVGFSGMLLGSTLLLTDGWHFSVLHAALAIAPGPMTASIVSPFAGRLAARIGPRKVVLAGAALFAVAAAWPLVVARTSPAYALVVLPSLLLWGVANGLLQPTLFATADAVPREELASASAVLTMARQLGSAFGVAVLVSVLGTDAAGGLDGLRRAWMVVIFTAVLTAFTQGDRSWIRTSSSSWSSRPTSADAKSRRST; encoded by the coding sequence ATGAATCGACTCCAAGGCAAGCCTTGGCTCGTGCTGGCGGTCGCTTCGGCGGCGAACTTCCTCACCGTTCTGGACCTTTGGGTGGTGAGCATCGCCTATCCGGAGCTCGAGCGAGCCTTTGCGCCGACGACCCTCTCGGAGGTGTCGTGGATCCTGAACGTGTACGCCATCCTGCTGGCGGCGTTTCTCATTCCTGCCGGGCGGCTCGCCGATGGCGTCGGCCGGCGCGCCTGCTTTCTCGCCGGCCTCGTGCTCTTCGGCCTCGCGTCGCTGGGTTGCGCACTCGCGCCGGCGCTCTCCGCGCTGATTGCCGCGCGGGCCCTCAAGGCGATGGCCGCGGCCATGCTCATGCCCACATCGCTCGGATTCGTGCTGTCGGCCTTCCCTTCGCAGCGGCGCAGCATGGCCGTGGGCATCTGGGCCGCCGTGGGAGCAGTCGCCGCAAGCAGCGGACCGGTGCTCGGGGGTTTGCTCATGACCCTGAGCTGGCGCTGGATCTTTTTCATCAATGTCCCGCTCGTCGTCCTGGCGGTGGTCCTTGGCGCGCTGTGTTTGCCCCGCGGTGACGCGCGCGTCCGGCGGCGCATCGATGCGCTGGGCGCGTTCTTGATTTCGCTCGCGATGGGGCTCGTGTGCACGGCGCTGGTCGAGGCGCGGGAGTGGGTACCGTGGCGCACGTGGTCTGCGCTGGGCGTGGGTCTCCTTCTCGCGATGGCCTTCGTGGCGCACATTCGCCTGCATCCCGAGCCCATCGTCTCGCCGGCGCTGTTCGGCGTGGATCGCTTCCGCAGCGGGGCGTGCGGCATCTTCGCGTACTACGTGGGCTTCTCCGGGATGCTCCTGGGCTCCACCTTGCTGCTCACCGACGGCTGGCATTTCTCGGTGCTGCATGCAGCGCTCGCGATCGCGCCGGGGCCCATGACCGCGAGCATCGTATCGCCCTTCGCCGGACGCCTCGCAGCGCGCATCGGTCCGCGGAAGGTCGTCCTCGCGGGGGCCGCGCTCTTCGCCGTGGCGGCGGCATGGCCCCTCGTGGTGGCGCGCACCTCGCCGGCGTACGCACTCGTCGTGCTTCCGAGCCTGCTCCTCTGGGGCGTGGCCAACGGGCTCCTTCAGCCCACGCTCTTCGCCACCGCCGATGCCGTGCCGCGTGAGGAGCTCGCGTCGGCGTCGGCGGTGTTGACGATGGCACGGCAGCTCGGTTCGGCCTTCGGTGTCGCCGTTCTCGTTTCCGTGCTGGGCACCGATGCGGCGGGAGGCTTGGACGGGCTCCGTCGCGCATGGATGGTGGTCATTTTCACGGCGGTACTCACGGCATTCACACAAGGAGATCGATCATGGATACGCACTTCCTCGAGCTCATGGAGCTCGCGGCCCACCTCCGCGGACGCGAAGTCTCGTCGCTCGACGTGA
- a CDS encoding amidase: protein MDTHFLELMELAAHLRGREVSSLDVTRAQLDRIAALDGALCSYAHVTADAALAQAEAADAEMAAGRYRGPLHGVPIAVKDLCWTEGIPTAAGMAVHAGHRPTEDATVVRRLKEAGAVLLGKLQLTEAAYADHHASIVPPKNPWDAEAWPGMSSSGSGVATAAGLCHGSLGSDTGGSIRFPCAANGVTGLKPTWGRVSRYGVFELAASMDHIGPIARSAADAGAMLRVLAGDDPKDPTASLEPVPDYLAGASRGVHRLRIGIDEAWTDDVAPETKGMLAGAIEAFAALGADLVPVRFPEVTQAIADWFPICAVEAAVAHEATYPARKSEYGPVFAQVLEDGRALSATAYQKVLLRRMHFRGLVDAVLDAIDLLLLPVHPFAPPTLADMTALGGRPELVTRLLRYTCPFDMTGHPSLTLPGGFTPGGMPLAFQLVAKSYDEATLIRAGVAFQGVTSWHRRHPALLEGRA, encoded by the coding sequence ATGGATACGCACTTCCTCGAGCTCATGGAGCTCGCGGCCCACCTCCGCGGACGCGAAGTCTCGTCGCTCGACGTGACGCGCGCGCAACTGGATCGCATTGCCGCGTTGGACGGTGCGCTGTGCAGCTATGCGCACGTGACCGCCGATGCGGCGTTGGCCCAGGCCGAGGCGGCGGATGCCGAAATGGCCGCGGGCCGATACCGCGGGCCGCTGCACGGGGTACCCATCGCGGTGAAGGATCTCTGTTGGACCGAGGGCATCCCCACCGCGGCGGGTATGGCCGTTCATGCCGGGCATCGCCCGACGGAGGACGCCACGGTCGTGCGTCGTCTGAAGGAGGCCGGCGCCGTGCTTCTCGGCAAACTGCAGCTCACCGAGGCCGCGTACGCGGACCATCACGCGTCCATCGTGCCGCCGAAGAATCCATGGGATGCCGAGGCTTGGCCGGGGATGTCCTCGAGCGGCTCGGGCGTGGCCACGGCGGCGGGGCTCTGTCATGGCTCGCTCGGATCCGACACGGGCGGTTCGATCCGCTTTCCGTGCGCCGCCAACGGCGTCACCGGCCTGAAACCGACGTGGGGCCGCGTGAGCCGCTACGGCGTGTTCGAGCTTGCTGCGTCGATGGATCACATTGGACCGATTGCGCGCAGCGCCGCCGATGCGGGCGCCATGCTCCGCGTCCTTGCGGGCGACGACCCGAAGGATCCGACGGCGAGCCTCGAGCCGGTGCCCGATTACCTCGCGGGAGCTTCCCGTGGCGTGCACCGGCTACGCATTGGCATCGACGAAGCGTGGACCGACGACGTCGCCCCCGAGACGAAGGGCATGCTTGCGGGTGCCATCGAGGCCTTTGCCGCGCTCGGAGCGGATCTCGTTCCCGTGCGCTTTCCCGAGGTGACGCAAGCCATCGCCGACTGGTTTCCCATCTGCGCCGTGGAGGCGGCCGTCGCCCACGAGGCGACGTATCCTGCGCGCAAGAGCGAGTACGGCCCGGTGTTCGCGCAGGTCCTCGAGGACGGTCGCGCGCTCTCCGCGACCGCGTACCAAAAGGTGCTGCTGCGCCGCATGCACTTCCGCGGCTTGGTCGACGCGGTGCTCGATGCGATCGATCTGTTGCTCCTTCCCGTGCACCCCTTCGCGCCGCCGACGTTGGCCGATATGACGGCGCTGGGCGGACGGCCCGAGCTCGTTACGCGTTTGCTTCGCTACACGTGCCCGTTCGACATGACCGGTCACCCGAGCTTGACGTTGCCCGGAGGCTTTACGCCCGGCGGGATGCCCCTCGCCTTTCAGCTCGTGGCGAAGTCCTACGACGAGGCGACCCTGATCCGGGCCGGGGTGGCCTTCCAGGGCGTCACGTCCTGGCACCGCCGGCATCCGGCGCTGCTTGAAGGCCGCGCATGA
- a CDS encoding FMN-binding negative transcriptional regulator, whose product MYMPGHFREERTHVLHDTIVRIGFGTLVTYGPDGLEATHLPIHVDPNEGPLGTLYGHVARANAQWRTASKDIESLLTFTGPHAYISPSYYPSKREHGRRVPTWNYIAVHAYGALETIESPAPLLSIVSRLTDKHEAGRAHPWSVDDAPPKYIEGLLRAIIGIRMPIARLEGKWKLGQNLSPADFEGAAAGLEASETERELARIMRGLQAAPDAGGART is encoded by the coding sequence ATGTACATGCCCGGCCATTTTCGCGAGGAGCGCACTCATGTGCTGCACGACACCATCGTGCGCATCGGCTTTGGCACCTTGGTGACCTACGGGCCCGACGGGCTCGAGGCGACACACCTACCGATTCACGTCGACCCGAACGAGGGCCCGCTGGGGACCCTCTACGGCCATGTCGCGCGCGCCAATGCGCAGTGGCGAACGGCCTCGAAGGACATCGAATCGCTGCTCACCTTTACCGGCCCGCACGCCTACATTTCGCCGTCGTATTATCCGAGCAAGCGTGAGCACGGGCGCAGGGTGCCGACCTGGAATTACATCGCGGTGCACGCCTACGGAGCCCTCGAGACCATCGAGTCGCCGGCGCCGCTTCTGAGCATCGTCTCGCGCCTGACCGACAAGCACGAGGCCGGGCGGGCGCACCCCTGGAGCGTCGACGACGCGCCGCCGAAGTACATCGAGGGCCTCCTTCGCGCCATCATTGGCATTCGCATGCCCATCGCGCGCCTCGAGGGAAAGTGGAAACTCGGGCAAAACCTGTCGCCGGCGGACTTCGAGGGCGCGGCGGCCGGGCTCGAAGCCTCCGAGACCGAGCGCGAACTCGCCCGCATCATGCGCGGCCTTCAAGCAGCGCCGGATGCCGGCGGTGCCAGGACGTGA
- a CDS encoding GNAT family N-acetyltransferase, whose protein sequence is MEIHRLTADEGPRLRAVRLRALRDAPDAFGTTFEEANAWRAETWTSQLEKLATFVAARDGMDIGLARGAPHDDVEDAAILLSMWVAPEARGQGVGDALVGAVAAWARAQGFRQLLLDVADTNARAIAFYARLGFFPTGAVSTLPPPREHILEHQRALDLSRRGTR, encoded by the coding sequence GTGGAGATTCATCGCCTCACCGCCGACGAAGGTCCCCGGCTTCGCGCCGTCCGGCTGCGTGCCCTTCGCGATGCGCCCGATGCCTTTGGCACGACCTTCGAGGAAGCCAACGCTTGGCGTGCGGAGACATGGACGTCGCAGCTCGAGAAGCTCGCCACCTTCGTGGCTGCGCGGGATGGGATGGATATCGGGCTGGCGCGAGGCGCGCCGCACGACGACGTGGAGGATGCGGCCATACTGCTCTCGATGTGGGTCGCCCCCGAGGCGCGCGGCCAAGGCGTGGGCGATGCGCTCGTTGGGGCGGTGGCCGCATGGGCCCGGGCGCAGGGATTTCGGCAGCTGCTGTTGGACGTGGCCGACACCAATGCGCGAGCCATCGCGTTCTACGCGCGGTTGGGCTTTTTCCCCACGGGCGCCGTCTCGACCTTGCCGCCACCACGGGAACACATTCTCGAGCACCAGCGTGCGCTCGATTTATCGAGGAGGGGAACACGATGA
- a CDS encoding glutamate ABC transporter substrate-binding protein, producing the protein MKWIVVMALVTVACGKGGNPAAGTGDKCVASGIELTPAKGVNIEGSPTFEKIRQTGKIVVGVKADEPNLGYKDADGKRCGFDVEMARLVAARLGIDSAKIEYREIPTTNRETAIKGGEIDYYIGTYSITDKRKNEVGFAGPYFIAGQDLLVRKSESAITGKDSLQGKRVCASTGSTPLQRVRSLKLTDDANITEFKAPSECVSQLLDQKTDAVTTDDAILKGFAAQMPAKMKVVGQPFSQEKYGVGVRKEDIAFRNAINDVLEAAIKDGSWRKIYDGTLGLSGSTAVPPAVERY; encoded by the coding sequence ATGAAATGGATTGTGGTCATGGCACTCGTCACCGTCGCCTGCGGCAAGGGTGGAAATCCCGCAGCTGGAACCGGCGACAAGTGCGTCGCCTCGGGAATCGAATTGACACCCGCGAAGGGCGTGAACATCGAGGGCAGCCCCACATTCGAGAAGATTCGGCAGACCGGCAAAATCGTAGTCGGCGTCAAAGCCGACGAGCCAAACCTGGGCTACAAAGACGCCGACGGAAAGCGCTGCGGCTTCGACGTGGAAATGGCCCGACTCGTCGCCGCCCGACTGGGCATCGACTCCGCCAAAATCGAATACCGCGAAATCCCCACCACGAACCGCGAGACGGCCATCAAAGGCGGCGAAATCGACTATTACATCGGCACCTATTCCATCACCGACAAGCGCAAAAACGAAGTCGGCTTCGCCGGCCCTTATTTCATTGCCGGGCAAGATCTCCTGGTGCGCAAATCCGAGTCGGCCATCACCGGAAAAGATTCCCTCCAGGGCAAACGCGTCTGCGCCTCCACGGGCTCCACACCCCTGCAGCGGGTGCGGTCCCTCAAACTGACCGACGATGCGAACATCACCGAGTTCAAGGCCCCCTCGGAATGCGTATCGCAATTGCTCGACCAGAAAACCGACGCCGTCACCACCGACGACGCCATCCTCAAGGGCTTCGCCGCCCAAATGCCCGCCAAGATGAAGGTCGTCGGCCAGCCCTTCAGCCAAGAGAAATACGGCGTGGGCGTCCGCAAAGAGGACATCGCATTCCGCAACGCGATCAACGACGTCCTCGAGGCGGCCATCAAAGACGGCAGCTGGAGGAAGATTTACGACGGCACCTTGGGGCTCTCGGGCTCGACGGCCGTACCGCCCGCGGTGGAGCGGTATTAG
- a CDS encoding DUF2019 domain-containing protein: METIEELLIRYQEAASKHGTATRSGASEEANEAHDLIAATYAEIRRRGEQRKLLPLLTDSDVGIRLWAAAHALEFAPEDGERVLQAIETGQHRLLSFSAKVTLQEWRAGRLKFA; the protein is encoded by the coding sequence ATGGAAACGATTGAAGAGCTGCTCATTCGCTATCAAGAGGCCGCCTCCAAACATGGAACTGCAACACGGTCTGGAGCCTCAGAGGAGGCCAACGAAGCTCATGACTTGATCGCGGCGACATACGCGGAGATACGCCGCCGCGGTGAGCAACGAAAGCTTCTCCCTCTCTTAACGGATTCAGACGTGGGCATCCGACTGTGGGCGGCCGCTCATGCACTCGAATTTGCACCGGAAGATGGTGAACGCGTGTTGCAGGCCATTGAAACGGGCCAGCATCGCCTTTTGTCCTTCTCCGCTAAGGTAACCCTTCAAGAGTGGCGAGCAGGTCGGCTCAAGTTCGCATGA